The following proteins are co-located in the Micromonospora coriariae genome:
- a CDS encoding MarR family winged helix-turn-helix transcriptional regulator, which produces MDDERLPEPIRAVEHELTALLRRGRAVSWEIAREVHPNLEPNTYGLLLWLRRSGSIRLTELAGRLGVGKGTLSRQINGLEALGLVNRDPDPSDRRAAQISLTEEGQRRFDVARSARLGEFLRALDGWPARDVEEFARLLGRFNDSWI; this is translated from the coding sequence GTGGACGACGAGCGCCTGCCGGAGCCGATCCGGGCGGTCGAGCACGAACTGACGGCCCTGCTGCGCCGTGGCCGGGCGGTCTCGTGGGAGATCGCCCGGGAGGTGCACCCGAACCTCGAACCGAACACCTACGGTCTGCTGCTCTGGCTGCGCCGGAGTGGCTCGATCCGGTTGACCGAGTTGGCGGGACGGCTCGGGGTGGGCAAGGGGACGCTGAGCCGGCAGATCAACGGGCTGGAAGCGCTCGGCCTGGTCAACCGCGACCCCGACCCCAGCGACCGGCGGGCCGCGCAGATCAGCCTCACCGAGGAGGGGCAGCGCCGGTTCGACGTCGCCCGGTCCGCCCGGCTGGGCGAGTTCCTGCGCGCCCTGGACGGCTGGCCGGCCCGGGACGTCGAGGAGTTCGCCCGGCTGCTCGGCCGGTTCAACGACTCCTGGATCTGA
- a CDS encoding aminoglycoside phosphotransferase family protein: MTTDDRAYAGWRDPGHPSQRLGRPYVTSQEIPLHGGNVSTVVRVGDTVRRNAGPWTPSVHALLRHLEYVGFTGAPRALGMDERNREVLSYLEGECGEYPLAPHWVTDEALVTVATMLRMFHDAQYGFTPPPGAVWRSFGPPPPDTEVICHHDAAPHNVIWRPDGTLGLIDFDLASPGSRIYDVAYAAWTWVPIFADRDSITLGWKRPDRPRRLRLFADAYGLIPRDRHRLIRTIRKRIVDHVEGIRRMAAAGEPAFVRIVHKGHLRRPMRDLRLLDYERHALENALR, translated from the coding sequence GTGACCACTGACGATCGCGCGTACGCGGGCTGGCGCGACCCCGGCCACCCCTCGCAGCGCCTCGGGAGACCGTACGTGACTTCGCAGGAGATCCCGCTGCACGGCGGCAACGTGAGCACCGTTGTCCGGGTCGGTGACACGGTCCGCCGCAACGCCGGGCCCTGGACCCCGTCCGTGCACGCCCTGCTGAGGCACCTGGAGTACGTCGGGTTCACCGGCGCCCCCCGGGCGCTGGGCATGGACGAGCGCAACCGCGAGGTGCTGTCGTACCTGGAGGGGGAGTGCGGGGAGTACCCGCTCGCCCCGCACTGGGTGACCGACGAGGCGCTGGTCACCGTGGCCACCATGCTGCGGATGTTCCACGACGCGCAGTACGGCTTCACCCCGCCGCCCGGGGCGGTCTGGCGCTCGTTCGGGCCGCCGCCACCGGACACGGAGGTGATCTGCCACCACGACGCGGCGCCGCACAACGTGATCTGGCGGCCGGACGGCACGCTCGGGCTGATCGACTTCGATCTAGCCTCGCCGGGCTCCCGGATCTACGACGTGGCGTACGCGGCCTGGACCTGGGTGCCGATCTTCGCGGACCGGGACTCGATCACCCTCGGCTGGAAGCGCCCGGATCGGCCGCGCAGGCTGCGGCTCTTCGCCGACGCGTACGGGCTGATCCCCCGCGACCGGCACCGGCTGATCCGGACCATCCGCAAGCGGATCGTGGATCACGTCGAGGGGATCCGCCGGATGGCCGCCGCCGGGGAGCCGGCATTCGTCCGGATCGTGCACAAGGGGCACCTACGCCGACCGATGCGCGATCTGCGGCTGCTCGACTACGAGCGGCACGCCCTGGAGAACGCCCTCCGATGA
- the ftsY gene encoding signal recognition particle-docking protein FtsY: MAEYLVLALVLLGVLIVGAVGLVVPRLRRRPEPPLPRTEVDTRAEEDLAGPPVEAPESDLSTGVLVEPPPVIEAPAPTVEVPEPTAGRLVRLRSRLSRSQNVFGKGLLGLLARDHLDEDVWEEIEDSLITADVGVDATREIVDRLRERTRVLGTRSASELRALLAAELVNALDPSLDRSLRTAPKDGVPAVLLVVGVNGAGKTTTCGKIARVLVADGRSVLLGAADTFRAAAADQLETWGSRVGAETVRGPEAADPASVAFDAVRRGIDTGVDTVLIDTAGRLQNKVGLMDELGKVKRVVEKQGPIDETLLILDATTGQNGLEQARVFTEVVNVTGVVLTKLDGTAKGGIVIAVQRKLGIPVKLVGLGEGKDDLAPFDPAQFVDALLGTEAAGRDA; this comes from the coding sequence ATGGCCGAATATCTCGTCCTCGCTCTGGTCCTGCTCGGTGTGCTGATCGTCGGCGCAGTCGGGCTGGTCGTGCCGCGATTGCGGCGGCGGCCCGAGCCCCCACTGCCGCGCACCGAGGTCGACACCCGGGCCGAGGAGGATCTCGCCGGCCCGCCGGTCGAGGCACCGGAGTCCGATCTGTCCACCGGTGTCCTGGTCGAGCCGCCACCGGTGATCGAGGCGCCCGCGCCGACCGTCGAGGTGCCCGAGCCGACCGCCGGGCGGCTGGTCCGGCTCCGCTCGCGGCTGTCCCGCTCGCAGAACGTCTTCGGCAAGGGACTGCTCGGCCTGCTCGCCCGCGACCACCTCGACGAGGACGTCTGGGAGGAGATCGAGGACAGCCTGATCACCGCGGACGTCGGCGTCGACGCCACCCGCGAGATCGTCGACCGGCTGCGCGAGCGCACCCGGGTGCTGGGCACCCGCTCGGCCTCCGAGCTGCGTGCACTGCTCGCCGCCGAGCTGGTCAACGCGCTCGACCCGAGCCTGGACCGGTCGCTGCGCACGGCACCGAAGGACGGCGTCCCGGCGGTGCTGCTGGTGGTCGGCGTCAACGGCGCCGGCAAGACCACCACCTGCGGCAAGATCGCCCGGGTGCTGGTGGCCGACGGCCGCAGCGTCCTGCTCGGCGCGGCGGACACCTTCCGGGCCGCCGCCGCCGACCAGCTGGAGACCTGGGGGTCACGGGTCGGGGCGGAGACCGTCCGCGGCCCGGAGGCCGCGGACCCCGCCAGCGTCGCCTTCGACGCGGTCAGGCGCGGCATCGACACCGGCGTGGACACAGTGCTCATCGACACCGCCGGCCGGCTGCAGAACAAGGTCGGCCTGATGGACGAGCTGGGCAAGGTCAAGCGGGTGGTGGAGAAACAGGGCCCGATCGATGAGACACTGCTCATCCTGGATGCCACAACCGGGCAGAACGGCCTGGAGCAGGCCCGGGTCTTCACCGAGGTGGTCAACGTGACGGGCGTGGTGCTGACCAAGCTCGACGGCACCGCGAAGGGCGGCATCGTGATCGCCGTGCAGCGCAAGCTCGGCATCCCGGTGAAGCTCGTCGGCCTCGGTGAGGGCAAGGACGATCTGGCCCCGTTCGACCCGGCGCAGTTCGTCGACGCGCTGCTGGGCACCGAGGCCGCCGGACGGGACGCGTAG
- a CDS encoding alkaline phosphatase D family protein: MPAAHLLIGPLLRRVVDTRATIWVETAAPAVVTVHTADGATGTAPTFSAYDHHYALVVVQGLTPDSATTYEVLVDDEVVWPVPGSGFPPSVIRTRAADDRDQPVSLLFGSCRETTQHATTRKLPPDALDAYARRLMADPEATALPDLLVLLGDQVYADVTSPTVRRLLRRRRRRPKGAPADQVVSFDEYTKLYLESWRDPEIRWLLSTVPSVMIFDDHEIIDDWNTSASWRAEVREQPWWSERIGSGLASYWVYQHLGNLSPDDIAADPVFAKVAAAEDATGVLREFGHRVDQESDLAHDTERWRAVQYQWSYALDLGRTRLVMLDNRCSRVLDRGARAMLPPGEWAWFLDQAHGVYDHLVVGASLPWLLPQGIHHVEAWNEKLADSRRPWVARGAEKLRRALDLEHWAAFRRSFEALAETFARIGTGTPSRSGARVGAGPAYAPPASISVLSGDVHHSYVARARFADPAVVTPVHQLTCSPIHNQVPAGIRPLMRLGWSAGPAGATRALARSAGVRRPGVRWRKLAGPYFGNAVATLTHRGRAAEVTIEGTTKDGRLRPVMRHRLSGDG, from the coding sequence ATGCCCGCCGCGCACCTCCTCATCGGCCCACTTCTGCGGCGAGTGGTGGACACCCGGGCGACCATCTGGGTGGAGACGGCGGCGCCCGCCGTGGTCACCGTCCACACCGCGGACGGCGCCACCGGCACCGCACCCACCTTCTCGGCGTACGACCACCACTACGCGCTCGTGGTGGTGCAGGGGCTCACCCCGGACAGCGCGACCACGTACGAGGTGCTGGTCGACGACGAGGTGGTCTGGCCGGTGCCGGGCAGCGGCTTCCCGCCGAGTGTGATCCGCACCCGGGCGGCCGACGACCGGGACCAGCCCGTGAGTCTGCTCTTCGGCTCGTGTCGGGAGACCACCCAGCACGCCACCACCCGCAAGCTCCCGCCGGACGCGCTGGACGCGTACGCCCGGCGGTTGATGGCCGATCCCGAGGCGACCGCGCTGCCGGATCTGCTGGTGCTGCTCGGCGACCAGGTCTACGCCGACGTCACCTCGCCGACGGTGCGCCGGCTGCTGCGTCGGCGCCGGCGGCGTCCGAAGGGCGCGCCGGCCGACCAGGTGGTGAGCTTCGACGAGTACACCAAGCTCTACCTGGAGTCCTGGCGGGATCCGGAGATCCGCTGGCTGCTCTCCACCGTGCCGAGCGTGATGATCTTCGACGACCACGAGATCATCGACGACTGGAACACCTCGGCGTCCTGGCGGGCCGAGGTCCGCGAGCAGCCGTGGTGGTCCGAGCGGATCGGGAGCGGGCTCGCCTCCTACTGGGTCTACCAGCACCTGGGCAACCTCTCCCCGGACGACATCGCCGCCGACCCGGTGTTCGCGAAGGTCGCCGCCGCGGAGGACGCCACAGGCGTGCTGCGCGAGTTCGGGCACCGGGTCGACCAGGAGTCCGACCTGGCGCACGACACCGAGCGCTGGCGCGCGGTGCAGTACCAGTGGAGTTACGCGCTGGACCTGGGCCGGACCCGGCTGGTGATGCTGGACAACCGGTGCAGCCGGGTGCTCGACCGGGGCGCCCGGGCGATGCTGCCGCCGGGTGAGTGGGCCTGGTTCCTCGACCAGGCCCACGGGGTCTACGACCACCTGGTGGTCGGCGCGTCGCTGCCCTGGCTGCTGCCGCAGGGCATCCACCATGTCGAGGCGTGGAACGAGAAGCTCGCCGACTCGCGCCGGCCCTGGGTGGCGCGCGGGGCGGAGAAGCTGCGCCGGGCATTGGACCTGGAGCACTGGGCTGCCTTCCGGCGCTCCTTCGAGGCGCTCGCGGAGACCTTCGCCCGGATCGGCACCGGCACCCCGAGCCGGTCCGGCGCACGGGTCGGCGCCGGCCCGGCGTACGCCCCGCCGGCGTCGATCAGCGTGCTGTCCGGGGACGTGCACCACTCGTACGTGGCCCGGGCCCGGTTCGCCGACCCGGCGGTGGTCACTCCGGTGCACCAGCTCACCTGCTCGCCGATCCACAATCAGGTGCCGGCCGGCATCCGTCCGTTGATGCGGCTGGGCTGGTCGGCCGGCCCGGCGGGGGCGACTAGGGCGTTGGCCCGCTCGGCCGGTGTCCGCCGCCCGGGGGTGCGCTGGCGCAAGTTGGCCGGCCCGTACTTCGGCAACGCGGTGGCCACCCTGACCCATCGGGGGCGCGCGGCCGAGGTGACCATCGAGGGCACCACGAAGGACGGGCGGCTACGCCCGGTGATGCGCCACCGGCTCTCCGGCGACGGCTGA